The genomic DNA TAAACAGTCTTTATCCGCGGGGCAAAGAACCCATCAAAAAGATTGCTGAGACTCAAATGGCCTTCAAACAGATGGAGAAGATCTCCCAGTTTCTGCAAGCAGCAGAAGCTTATGGAGTCACAACCACAGATATTTTTCAAACCGTGGACCTCTGGGAAGGTGAggagatggatgaatggatggatggatggatgaatggatggatggatggatggatggatggatggatggatctgtAAACTGCAATTTTCAAGATTTTCCACCGATctaaatttggattttattggaACTTTATGTAACAGATCAGCACAAAGTTATGTGTAAGTTTGAAGTTGAAGAAAAAGTAGCATATCatcttttacaaatgaaatctgaaaagttttctgtgcatttgtattcagtctcTAGTAGAGGGACCCTTTATTGCAGTAACAAATGCAGTCACAAACGCAGCCCTTTAGATGCATGTTTCACATATGTAGCTTGATATTTTTCCATTAATCTTTACAAAATAGCCCAATTTCactcagattggatggagaggtTCAAACTTTAACTGGGCCACTTTAATACAGTGagctgtcctgctggaaggcgGATCTCTATTCCTATCAGTTGCCTGGTTTTCCTACCAGGACTGTCCTGCATTTAGCTTCATCCAACCTTCTAACAGGTTGGGTCAGCTTTCCTGACCctgcagaaaagaaacatccccaaatcatgatgctgccaccaccatattcCACAGTGGAGATGGAATTTTCAAATATctaaggccttcacagaacaggtGTATTTATGATAATATTACATTACACAGACTAAGAGACTTATGGTCTCTTATAATATACTAATTGGGTGACTTCTGAAGGAAGCTGTTTGGAAAGAATCCAAATGcatgcaacatttttcattactgaaaatctgaaaactctTCCTCCATTTCCTTCATTCAGCTTGGCTcatctttgtgttggtctgtcatgtAAAGACTcaacaaaatacactgaacatgtttaaaaaatatcagtACCTATGGATCCAATTTCCCCCAAAACTCTGATCATCTTCTCTATTTCTACTAAAGAAAATCATTCCCACATGATGTCGCTGCAAccatattttattatgtacattttctgttaatttatcTTCACATTTGGTGTTTTGAATGTTGGGTAATTTCTTCTTATTTAGCTTTTCTATTATCTGACCCGAACATTTTCTTCCGCATATTTGCTGGTTATAGGAAAAGACCTGGCAGCAGTGCAAAGAACCCTGATGGCTCTGGGGAGTTTGGCTGTCACAAAGGATGACGGCCAATACAAAGGTGACCGTGACTGGTTCCacaggtacaaaaaaaaaaaaaaactctgaaaacatcaaaaaccCACATTCAGAgtcctcacacacacccactaaCCCTCTTGATGTACATACGCAGGAAAGCCCAGGGGTACAGACGAGAGTTTACTGAAGAGCAGCTGCGCCAAGGGCAGAGTTTGATCAGCCTGCAGATGGGCAGCAACCGCGGCGCTTCCCAGGCTGGCATGACGGGCTATGGTATGCATCGTCAGATCATGTAGACCCCCTCTCTAATCCTTGATCtcagactttgtttttctactaATCCCACAAATGCTGTAGCCCTAAAATAAAACTCTCCTAAGCTTTGCCACGCCTGCCATCTTAACCTCAACTTCCCTGTAATTGCTGCTTTTGCCCAACACggtttttcttcacttcttaATAAAATGATGTCAGTTACACTGCAGATTTATGTCTTCAtgcttcttctccttttttgcCTTCTTACCTCTGTATTATACTATTTGGTTACACAATGtgtattttggttttatttaactaaatacaATAAGAGCCATCTGTACTGTACACTTGTTTACAGAGATACTCAAAGTGACTGTTAAGGCATGGCGTattgttatttatatatttcctATATTTTAGTGATCATAGATTATTTTGTTCCTGTGTGATTCTTTAGCCTTAATCCTAGCAAGGCTCAATCAGTGACAAAGTCTCTGCAGTTTTGCCTGAAGActtgttgctgtttcttctgtAACCAAATCAACCTCACGTTGTGCCTGGTTATAGGACTTCAAAGGCTGGGTCCTTGATCTGCTGGTATTAAATTATAGATGAGCGTCATTTGTTCTGAGCCATGCCCTCGTTTGTTATctgttacatatttgttcatgCTGGGTCTAATATGTGCACGGTGTAACATGTGAATGTGCAGTAGCCAACAGGTTTGACAATAAAAGGTTCATGGTGCCAGGTAAACATGTTGCTTGATTGTGCACTCTTTATGTGtgttctgtttgtattttggaAATCTATTTATATGTGGATGTGTGTAAGAAGGATTactggaaaaataaagtatGAATACGCATTTTTGTCTTCCCTGAGGTGAGGTGAATGCTGTGTGCTCACTGCAAGCACTGGGTGCTTTTTTTCATATCTTGGCTTTATGTTCCCACTCCTCCTTTGCTGCCATCCTTTTTGTCTCTGCTCACCATGCACAATCTAATAAAGTGTCTGCAGTACAGCACAATTATTTGGATGCTGGTTTCTGATTCGAGCCAGAGTAACAGTAACCTTTTGTTTAGCAGCATgagtaagaaataaaatctttcaatGCTTTTTTAATGATGTTGAAGGCTCATCTTTCCTTAATGAAGGGGAAGGAATTGAATCATTTGAGTGTATATGTTGCCAAAATCCAAATTACAATGATCAAAGACCTGgtttccagttttttaaaattaatttatagaaCTAGATGCTTTAATTGCAGGCCCCCGAGCTTAATAGGTATACAAACATGTAATTCTAatttggagaaagaaaaggaaagatgttgtccaaaaaaaaaactcaacttaCAGGGGTTAGCAACCAAATATCTTAATCAGTCATTCATAAATCAGCATCATAAataccaaggaacacagcagacaggtcagggttTAAAGCACctttaggttataaaacaatatcttatCTCAGAAGATCTGGAAATGTAACAGGTATGGCACAAATACAAAGAACgtggaaatatttcagcttGTACAAAGATAGTAGAGATATAATATACCCTGAAGTACTATCAGCTGTGAAAGCAGGATGTGGTATTTCTATACATGGCATTGGCTCAGAGGGGCTGAATAGAGgtgcaggccacacttttcagattttaggtataaaaaagtataaaaatcatgcatcatttttctttcatcaccTCTATACAGGACATAAaattaaggtttgtggttgtaatgtgaaaaaaactgaaacattttaagtgcATACGTATTTTTGTACACCCTGCAAACACATGAATTGAACAACACCATAATTAAACGTAATTGGGAGAaggtgaaaacaaaataagcaaaacccATTGACGCAAGCTGCCATGATTGTTCGATATCAACAgggaaaaacagttttaaattaattagaaaAGCAGGTGGATTCAGGATGTTTTGACCACAGCTATTCATAGTTGAATGCCTCTGATCCCATTCATGCCAGCTGatctttgtgttgctctttctTAATGGCACATATGAAGCCAAAACCCTGTTAACACTGGACAAGTAAACAAAGTCTAATTAATGTGGGCCATCAAACCAAAAGGCAACAGCTTTTTAATCTAAAGGTCACTTCATAcatcagattatttttactgtacaataaattaatatgaaatCTGCCAGTGAGATGACAAAGCATGTAACTACTTGCCCAGGGTTAATGTCTTATTTTCTCCTCTGCACAGACAGGCAGCTCAAGTGAAACTATTTGGTCCTCTCTACCTTCCTATTCTCAGACACTGTAACTATGAGCTTATTATTAGCCTCAGACGAACTAAAGAAGCATCTGAAGGGACACAGGCCACGCATAACTAATGGAGCACAGTCAATAACTAAACCATAAACAGTGACCAATGAGGATGCATTTGTTAAGCTTTGCCCAGCCTGTAAATCGTTGGCTTCTCTCATGCACTTTGCCACTGTTGCATGGAGGATCTCGGGGTCAGCCTTTTGGGGAATAGAAGTTACTCTGTGCCATGCTTGAGCTTCTAAAAGTCTAAAAGTACAGTATGTGCAATGTCGCAGATAAGCTTTAGGGTTGCTCTCCTGCTCCTGCTCTTGGTCGTCAGATGTGTGGCAGAGGAAGAAACACCAAGTAAAGGCTGCATTTGTGGGTATCCTGGAATACCAGGAGATCCTGGTCACAATGGCTCACCAGGGAGAGACGGTAGAGACGGACTCAGAGGGGACAAAGGAGACCCAGGCAAGTTCAGAAGAAGACTGTTTAAAGGCTTGACTGTAATGTGACTTGAGCCATATTTAATAAAGTGGAATATGTGTTTCAATATGTTATCGTCAAAGTGTTgattgcaaacatttaaaaacaattttgtaatGATGTTTCGTGTAAAGGTGAAGTTGGCCCTTCGGGACCATCTGGTACCGATGGCCTAAAAGGAGCCAAAGGAGACACTGGTATGtactaaaaataacaacattgcAAAAGAATAAAACCCAATATATTTCTGTTGGTGTTAAATTATCTGTTTACTTTAAAGCATTACATTGAAGTACCTACCATTTACAATgtcttccaaaagtattcatgtccCTTGAAGAACAATTAGAAACTTTACAATGACGAATGTATGTCATCGTACTTTTATGTGTCAGACCATTATGAAGCAGGGTCTAAATTTGTAGAGGAAAAGAAATATCTCATGGCTTTTAACATTTCTcattataaaaatctaaaagtgtGTCATCAACACCGTCACAACATTTACTATAGAGTTAGCCTGATTAGTGAACTGCCAATACTTTAAAGTACTGCCTTTCACTGAAATTACAGATCTATGTTTCTAACCAGTTTTGAACACCTAAAGATGTCTGCCAACAGAACCTTGCAAGTTTTGAAACAGATTCGCAGTGAGAGTAAAGTCTGGACTTTGGGCCGGTCTAACACATGCACTTGCAGTGATCCACACccatgtttagttttttataaCCTCAAACAGCTTTTACAGGATTGTTTCGTATTTAGCTAACATGCATCTTCTTTTTATCTGCTGATGAAAGATGCCAACATGCATCTTTTATCAGCAGAGACCacctttttttgtctctgctgacagaaacccccccccccataaAACATCCCCCCATGACACAGCCACCACCATTTTCCACATGGTGTACTCAGGGTGATGTGCTATGCTTTTCTGCCATAAACAGTATCTCCTCTTGCCACTCTACCCTGAAGTCCAGATTAGTAAGGTTCATGGCTAATGATTGTCCACAAATTCTTCCACCAGaactggtgtaaaaatgttgaaaacgatgctcctttttaaaagttacatacgGCATTGTATTGATTTGTCatgtaaaatgattaaaaaatacacGCAGGCTTGTAATGAGTGTCAGTTTTCactcctatttttatttatttctttattcattcTCTCCAGGTGCTATTGGTAATGTTGGGcctaaagggaaaaaaggagaaaatggagaaaagggGTCTCCTGGAAAAATGGGGCCCCAAGGAATACAGGGACCAATTGGCATAAAAGGAAGCAAGGGAGAACTTGGCTTGCCAGGACCCCAAGGACTTAAAGGAGATTTAGGCCCACCAGGACCACATGGTCCAAAGGGGGAAATTGGCCTAAGAGGCGACAGAGGTATTCAGGGGCCACTGGGACCCCCTGGTAAGTCAGGGCCTAAGGGAGAATTGGGTGTGCCGGGTCACAAAGGAAACATTGGTTACCGTGGCGAAAGGGGTGCTCGGGGTGAGAAGGGTGACAGCGGCGAAAAGGGAGAGTCTCCTGTCATCCCCAAAAGCGCCTTCTCCGTGGGACTCACAGCACGTAGTAAACTTCCACCAGCCAACTTGCCGATCCGGTTCGACAAGATTATTTACAATCAACAGAACCACTACGACTCACAGACAGGGAGATACACGTGCCCCGTAGCTGGCGCCTACTTCTTCACCTACCACATCACCGTCTTCTCCAGAAACGTGAAAGTGGCCCTAATGAAGAATGGGGTAAAAATTATCCACACCACGGACAACTACCAGACCAGCGAGGACCaggcagcagggggcgctgtgctGCACCTGGATGTGGGGGACAAAGTGTGGCTGCAGGTGGTTGGAGGAGAGCTGTTCAATGGGCTGTttgctgatgaagatgatgacaCCATCTTCTCCGGGTTCATAATCTTTGGATCCTAATTAaagattttcaacaaaaatctaAGATCaagcaaaatttatttttacttctatCTAACTATGAtccaattaaattaatttaattcaaaattggGTTGTTATATTTCAAagtaattacattaaaattaatttgtattttgttttcattatttcagacATATACTGATACTTTATCAGTATATCTTCTgctaaataaagttgaaatgatttttcaaaTAAGATAAAAGTTATATACAAGTGTAACTATTGGTAATTGTCTCATCTGAAGTTGcaagtaaaatatttccattgtACAGAAAggtatatgtatgtatgtaaaatatgtatttaattaattaccAAACTGAGTTTTCATTAAGTCATGATCTGTTAAATCATACTAAATTACATCAATCTGTCCAGGAACTGTAGGTGGAAATTGCCATTTTTGCTATAACCTGGTACCATGCATCTATCCTTTTAAAAGGTTAATGAAGTGTTGTACATTGTctctgtgtaaataaataaaaaaatgtataaagagtttacacatttatttcagaaatgtgaTAAAATACAAAGCCTATAAAATTCCCAAATTGAAATCTTTAATATTGTCCTGTCATTGTTTTAAGAATTGCTTTGATGTCCCCAGGACAAGAAGGTACtctcaaaaaatgtattcagaatCCACCAAAAAGATGTTGGACTTGTGGCCAGATCGGTCATATGCTGCCTGTTGAACTAAGCTAGGCACCAGTGTTgcaaaaattacacaaaagtttttattttatttttattattctaagtAAAATAGAGATAAGTCACAATCTCTAACAATGATTTTTGGACCTtggaaaccaaaacaaagctgGTTGGGAAGGCAAACATTACATGTACATTATGAAATTAAACCCATAAGGAACAGAACATGCTGACTGTGTGGATTTAATGCCTCTGCTAACAGTGTTACTGTATAAAGAACAGtgaaattttgtattttcactgTTGTATGGAAAACTTTTGAATTAAATGAGTTATATCTGGGTCATGGCTGGATCACAATACTGGAACTTTATATGTTATTTTTGCTAGCAAAGAAATAGACAGAGTAGCTATGTTAAGCCATCTGTATCACATATAATCACATcctatacatttatttatttgcatttgtttgttaaaattttattagttttcattttggtgCCAGTGATGTCTCCTTTTGGTTCTTTATCCAACTATTTACAGTGGAATTGTTTAATACAGTTTTTCTCATCTTGCAATGAACCTAGATTTGgagtttaaaaaagtaaacatgagTTTATTGAATGATTAATCAGACGACAGGAATGTCTGGATGCTATCTTTTATCTCACCTGTTTGTTGTCTTACAATATAGAACAATCGCCTTGTTTCTCTCTGTGGAATTTTGGGATGGGCATGGAACAGATATATCCATGAATTTAAATTCCACTGGTGTGATTCAGTGACATGACGCGAGAAAGCCAGGACAAAACCAACTGGAAAGCCCAGTCTTTTTTTGTCCTACTCATGTGCAGGAATTGTGGAGTACCAAACGTGCCCCAGTTTAATAAATTGGTAAATTGGcaaacagtttaatttattaatttttgtttaaatacacTTATAGTGTGACACAAATCTAATTCTGTGAAACATGCAATTGGTGTTTTACAATTTTGTCTGTGAAATCAGtttccaaaatcaaaataaagaaaaaaaaacaaacaacaaaaaacaaagagtttttttatattatcgTTTGAActattacatatatatatatatatatatatatatatatatatatgtgtgtgtgtgtgtgtgtgtgtgtgtgtgtgtaatttttgAATTTCTTGAATTGTGGCACTTTTGGTCTTCCACAAGTAAGGCAGCATTGTGCTTCGAAGTGGGCGTGGCTTACAACTTCAAGGGCTTGATTGTCTGATTTACTATTGGCTGTCAGCCGGACGGTCGCACTGTGGTCAACCAGTAACCTCCATCGTAACCTCTCGACGCCCCGCCCACTGCAAACACAGCAACAAGTGCACTGAGGATGCTCTCGAGCTCAAATCCTCTAAAGACTCATTGGAGCTGGACTCCCCACTGAAATAACGAGCTACATCTCAGTAACGTCTCGCTTTAACACGCCGTATGATTCTCACCAGTGCCCACCACTGTTTTACTTTGTTCCGAACGAGTTTTACCGGTTCGCGAAAGTGAAATTAGAAACTGCGTCGCTTACGCAACTCTGAAGAAGTTTATGAGTTAGTTAGCTTCAACTGCTAGCTCAAGAAGTCAAGGAGCCGTTTTTCCTCGGTCTGCTGCAGGGTGACTGAAGAGAGGGGAGGAGAAGAGGGAGAGCGCTTGTTGGGCTTTTTCTGTGCCCGACATGAGCCTGGCAGAAGCCAGCCACCAACCCGCTAGGAGATACAATCTGCTTCGGTATGGATAAATAGCAAAACAGCTGCTCTGTCTTATGTGAGAAGAAGAAAGGTGGAGGACATCAGCGACTATGAGCAGggtatgtttttattgtttctattcACCAAATCTTTTCAACAGCGTTGAGGCTGAAACACTTTAATTGAAAGTGTCTGTATTGTTTCACCCCTCGGCTGCAGTGATTTCACCCTCTTTGACTGAAATGGGACCTGTGGGGGTTATTGTGGTGCATTACAGGGGTGGTTGTTATAGTGATGTGGGAGATGCCAGGGTGTGCTGGGAGTTAGTGAGGAAAGGAGGGAGGGGGCTGAGGGCCTGCTAATACAAAGAACTCAACCGTTCAAGTCTGTAAATCAATTCACAtgtaaaaaagaggaaaaaatgcacTTAGGCTCTGAATTTTTATAAGCTTGAGGAAACTTTTCAGTGTAATCCACACTCATGCTTCCAAGACTTTACGTTTATAATTCATTGGACATTTTGATCAGTAAGTTAACTTTTGTAGTTtggtgtatttgacaagttagattaaaaaacaacaacaaacaaacaaacaaaaaaacatttttatgcatgcATGTTTATATGTAATTCTTCCATCTTCATCTGGATTACAACCTGAtacttctattaaaaaaaactttttttttaagaaaagaaagtggAAATTGTAACCCCATCTCCAGTTAACCTTTTAGacataaacatcaaaaataaatccctTCTTCTGAAATATTATAACATAACTGTTAAAGTTACAATACAGTTACTGTAAATATGTGACTTATTGTTATTTCATTTGAACTTCATACAAAAACTCAGgagaaattattgaataaaagcATGCTAAGTATAGTGGTATTTTGCAGGAGCTTATTGTGCaaaatattattcattttagTTGTAGCAATTAAAATTCAATGGCAAAAATTGCTTTGACCTGCAAGCAAAGATTTTACTGATTCCGattcagttttgaaaaataatgtcaaaagATATTGGAACaacattcagatatttttcCGAGCTTTCTGATGGAGTAGTCACTATGAAACAGTAACAATGTCCGCAGCAAAAACTCTTGCTTTCAACACAAACAGGTAACACTAAGTGTAATgcattcaataataataaaaaaaagaaaattaaacttgaGGGGTTTTTTGGTTCACCTAGCCAAGAATCAGGGCAAATCAACTTGAAAATTGTCTAATTTCTGGGACTTCTTTACCTTTTTTGACAACATACTctttatagaataacagaatacaACAGCTAATATTAGCATGCAATGTTTTTAACAGATAAACTAGTTTGCAAATTATCATTTTGGGCTGGTGTTGTCCTATCAAGAGACATGGGTGGCGCTACTTTAGTTTCCCTTGTGTTATCGTGTTTTTTGCAACCAGAAAACCACATTTGTCTTTCTTATAGGCGAGGAAAAGTGTAGTAGCCTTCTTTAGGCCAGCTGACCTGTAGTGTTCAGCAAGAAGTCGGAGAGGGAGCCATGCACTACTCTGTGCCTTCTACAGTACTTTCTGGcacttttattaaaagaactttgAACCTTATGAATGTTATCAAACAGTGTTTTTGTGGTCTTTAAACCACAGCAACTCAAAACCTTGGTTTAGTTTGACACTAAAAACCATCCCTCCCCTAATAAAATTCAGCAAAATGctata from Xiphophorus couchianus chromosome 21, X_couchianus-1.0, whole genome shotgun sequence includes the following:
- the c1qtnf9 gene encoding complement C1q and tumor necrosis factor-related protein 9A — its product is MSQISFRVALLLLLLVVRCVAEEETPSKGCICGYPGIPGDPGHNGSPGRDGRDGLRGDKGDPGEVGPSGPSGTDGLKGAKGDTGAIGNVGPKGKKGENGEKGSPGKMGPQGIQGPIGIKGSKGELGLPGPQGLKGDLGPPGPHGPKGEIGLRGDRGIQGPLGPPGKSGPKGELGVPGHKGNIGYRGERGARGEKGDSGEKGESPVIPKSAFSVGLTARSKLPPANLPIRFDKIIYNQQNHYDSQTGRYTCPVAGAYFFTYHITVFSRNVKVALMKNGVKIIHTTDNYQTSEDQAAGGAVLHLDVGDKVWLQVVGGELFNGLFADEDDDTIFSGFIIFGS
- the tagln3b gene encoding transgelin-3b, with protein sequence MANRGPSYGLSREVQEKIEQKYDPDLEQRLVDWIVAQCGGNLEKPQPGKQNFQTWLMDGTILCRLINSLYPRGKEPIKKIAETQMAFKQMEKISQFLQAAEAYGVTTTDIFQTVDLWEGKDLAAVQRTLMALGSLAVTKDDGQYKGDRDWFHRKAQGYRREFTEEQLRQGQSLISLQMGSNRGASQAGMTGYGMHRQIM